In Clupea harengus chromosome 25, Ch_v2.0.2, whole genome shotgun sequence, one genomic interval encodes:
- the si:dkey-24c2.9 gene encoding vesicular, overexpressed in cancer, prosurvival protein 1-like has protein sequence MKAVVLVTIIFWLFSKCAADKKYCWYFEGGYPIYFICRSYEDCCDTQCCVRALSIQKIWYFWLLLLLAILFCCGVGYLFRRRIYASAIPDEAAFDVSFTRHPVTATGQYPTRAHTSR, from the exons ATGAAGGCAGTTGTCCTCGTGACAATTATATTTTGGTTATTCAGCAAG TGTGCAGCTGACAAAAAGTACTGCTGGTACTTTGAAGGAGGTTATCCCATCTATTTTAT ATGCAGGTCTTATGAGGACTGCTGTGATACCCAGTGCTGTGTGCGAGCCCTTTCCATCCAGAAAATCTGGTACTTCTG GCTGCTGTTACTGCTGGCCATCTTGTTCTGTTGTGGAGTTGGCTACCTGTTCCGCAGACGCATATATGCCTCGGCCATTCCCGATGAGGCCGCTTTCGACGTGTCCTTCACCAGACATCCCGTCACAGCAACAGGCCAGTACCCAACCCGTGCTCACACATCTAGATGA
- the gorasp1a gene encoding Golgi reassembly-stacking protein 1a, giving the protein MGLTQSSGVPEGGTDGYHVHGIQQDSPAETAGLEPFFDFILSIGNTRLNQENEMLKDLLKANVEKPVRMEVYSTKSMKVRELEVVPSNMWGGQGLLGASVRFCSFQGANENVWHVLDVDANSPAALAGLLPHSDYIVGADQVLQDSEDFFSLIEAHEGKPLKLLVYHIETDACREVVVTPNGAWGGEGSLGCGIGYGYLHRIPARPGSPQAPAAAPSAEETPPAEETPPADVPTNGYTEVPLMAASGLSDKSEDRSYADQDTPLPPPIQRVMDPGFSDQSEAALMNSEVSDVADRLDLSVSSIDMTNTSLFVHEEKDSDISGIEELSDAEVPAPAPAPESEMDTQPQEPSPEPEPEQEPEPEPIPDIISLSPVEPRPQPEETTDPISPSPPPPQSPLPSFWLLPSASGPLRPVC; this is encoded by the exons ATGGGATTAACGCAAAGTTCTGGTGTGCCAGAGGGTGGGACGGATGGATACCATGTTCATGGG atCCAACAGGATTCCCCAGCAGAGACAGCTGGTTTGGAACCCTTCTTTGATTTCATCTTATCTATTGGCAACACCCGACTA AACCAAGAAAACGAAATGCTGAAAGACCTGCTGAAGGCCAATGTGGAGAAGCCTGTCAGGATGGAGGTGTACAGCACCAAGTCCATGAAGGTCCGCGAGCTGGAGGTGGTCCCCAGCAACATGTGGGGTGGACAGGGTCTGCTGGGGGCCAGCGTCAGGTTCTGCAGCTTCCAAGGAGCCAATGAAAACGTTTGGCATGTCCTG GATGTGGACGCAAACTCCCCAGCAGCATTAGCTGGTCTGCTGCCTCACTCCGATTATATTGTTGGTGCAGACCAAGTCTTGCAAGAT tcTGAAGACTTCTTCTCCTTGATTGAGGCTCACGAGGGGAAGCCCTTGAAACTGCTAGTGTACCACATCGAGACCGACGCCTGCAGGGAAGTGGTGGTCACGCCTAACGGAGcctggggaggagagggcag TCTAGGTTGTGGCATTGGATATGGCTACCTGCATCGGATCCCCGCTCGTCCAGGCAGCCCACAGGCTCCAGCAGCCGCCCCGTCTGCGGAGGAGACGCCGCCTGCGGAGGAGACACCGCCTGCTGATGTTCCCACCAACGGATACACAGAG gtCCCTCTGATGGCAGCCTCTGGCTTGTCGGACAAGTCTGAGGACCGCAGCTACGCTGACCAAGACACACCACTGCCCCCGCCTATTCAGAGGGTCATGGATCCAG GGTTTTCAGACCAATCAGAGGCAGCCTTGATGAACTCAGAAGTGTCGGACGTGGCCGATCGTCTGGACCTGTCGGTGTCTTCCATTGACATGACCAACACCTCACTATTTGTGCACGAGGAGAAGGACAGCGACATATCTGGCATAG AGGAGCTGAGCGATGCTGAGGTtccagccccagcccctgcCCCAGAGAGCGAAATGGACACGCAGCCCCAGGAGCCGagcccagaaccagaaccagaacaagaaccagaaccagaaccaatACCAGATatcatctccctctcacccGTTGAGCCCCGGCCCCAACCCGAGGAGACTACAGATCCCAtcagcccctcccctcccccccctcagtcccccctcccctccttctggCTTCTCCCCTCTGCCTCTGGACCCCTCCGTCCCGTTTGTTGA
- the LOC105900469 gene encoding cysteine/serine-rich nuclear protein 1-like, with protein MSRDLKRKFEDSDEEPCYSSSSSPLSSSSSPIVSKWASEEENYPSRSLPPLPFYPLPHPNLSFSSILKRTKRARMKGKVRFDSVTVFLFQRCQGFTSVPSHGGCSLGMVRQHASCHRYSLAEHQAEQRLQRREKLRARLREERLEALKQRLLSSGTLTTQEAEILIVQDVPEEELALKSVAEEEEEEEEEGYLLHSYSSKQRRRLLQRAGVVRIEREEKRQLQELRRWREDCGCHCQGFCEPLTCACSLAGVKCQMDRSNFPCGCTEDSCGNPAGRVEFNAGRVQTHYIHTLMKLELERRLLEDKPQRKRETSEEEDGREEDPGAQDWHRSPFDDTLLSLESCTTPHSASPFPAPGFLFGTELTVEGEDSCSSDMTDSSCSSVQSKDTDTNPGPQSCPPLLGTEDRGMAHGLSFGESDGDFPFSSDGSDCSLPPQKHMKGTMSVCLDENTSQTDATFPCDVLPDTPDTPSASIDDTSHSYMDLSLSSDSDLGFFDSLYDCHPSPVNSHLKEYTYVNDNLFCLASGAGFPQGEDLGTQLLESLIGVA; from the exons ATGAGCAGGGACCTCAAAAGGAAATTTGAGGACAGTGATGAGGAACCTtgctactcctcttcctcctcacctctctcatcCTCGTCCTCTCCCATCGTCTCCAAATGGGCCTCGGAGGAGGAGAACTACCCGAGTCGATCTCTGCCCCCGCTCCCTTTTTACCCACTCCCTCACCCAAACCTCTCCT TTTCCTCCATTCTCAAGAGGACCAAGAGGGCCAGGATGAAGGGCAAAGTCCGCTTCGACTCAGTTACGGTCTTCCTCTTCCAGCGGTGCCAAGGTTTCACCAGTGTGCCCAGCCACGGGGGCTGCAGTCTGGGCATGGTGAGGCAACACGCCTCCTGCCACCGCTACAGCCTGGCAGAGCACCAGGCAGAGCAGAGGCTCCAGCGCAGGGAGAAGCTCAGAGCCaggctgagggaggagagactaGAGGCTCTCAAACAGAGG CTACTAAGCAGTGGCACTCTAACAACACAAGAAGCAGAGATACTGATAGTACAGGATGTTCCAGAGGAGGAGCTGGCCCTTAAAAGtgtggctgaggaggaggaggaagaagaagaggaagggtaTTTATTGCACTCGTACTCCTCTAAGCAGAGGCGGAGGCTTCTGCAGCGTGCGGGCGTGGTCCGCATTGAGCGGGAGGAGAAGCggcagctgcaggagctgcGCCGCTGGCGAGAGGACTGCGGCTGCCACTGCCAAGGCTTCTGTGAGCCGCTTACCTGCGCCTGTAGCCTGGCGGGCGTCAAGTGTCAG ATGGACCGCTCCAACTTCCCATGTGGCTGCACCGAGGACAGCTGTGGGAACCCCGCTGGCCGCGTCGAGTTCAACGCTGGCCGGGTACAGACACACTACATCCACACGCTCAtgaagctggagctggagagacGGCTGCTGGAGGATAAGCCCCAGAGGAAGCGTGAGacgagtgaggaagaggatgggcgAGAGGAAGACCCAGGGGCTCAGGACTGGCACAGAAGCCCTTTTGATGACACCCTGTTGTCATTAGAAAGCTGCACAACCCCTCACTCTGCATCGCCTTTTCCTGCACCTGGTTTCCTTTTTGGCACTGAGCTGACCGTCGAGGGAGAGGACAGCTGCAGTAGCGACATGACggactcctcctgctcctccgtcCAGAGCAAGGACACTGACACCAACCCAGGCCCTCAGTCCTGCCCGCCTCTGCTGGGCACAGAAGACAGAGGCATGGCTCACGGCCTCAGCTTTGGAGAGTCAGATGGCGATTTCCCCTTCAGCAGCGATGGAAGTGACTGCAGTCTGCCTCCTCAGAAACACATGAAAGGGACCATGTCAGTGTGCCTGGATGAAAACACCAGTCAAACTGATGCCACGTTTCCATGTGATGTGTTACCTGATACCCCTGACACTCCGTCAGCGTCTATTGATGACACATCTCACAGCTACATGGACCTTAGTCTGTCCTCTGACTCCGACCTTGGCTTCTTTGACAGCCTGTATGACTGCCACCCTAGTCCAGTCAACAGCCATCTTAAGGAGTACACCTATGTCAATGACAACTTGTTTTGCTTGGCCAGTGGCGCTGGCTTTCCCCAAGGGGAAGATCTAGGCACTCAACTTCTAGAGTCACTAATAGGAGTTGCGTAG